The Lactuca sativa cultivar Salinas chromosome 2, Lsat_Salinas_v11, whole genome shotgun sequence genome includes a window with the following:
- the LOC122196525 gene encoding non-symbiotic hemoglobin 2 — protein sequence MSFSEKQEALVKEAWEIMKEDITTLSLYFFTQVLEIAPAAKGLFSFLKDEEEIPQDNPKLKSHAVKVFKMTCEAAIQLREKGEVVVSGSTLKYLGSVHLQKGIVDAHFAVVKEGVLRTVEKGVGEKWSEEMKGAWSEAYDQLAAAILSEMSKEAAETTDEP from the exons atgagtttCAGTGAGAAGCAAGAAGCATTGGTGAAGGAAGCATGGGAGATAATGAAGGAAGACATTACTACTCTTAGTCTCTACTTCTTTACACA GGTACTGGAGATAGCACCTGCTGCAAAGGGATTGTTTTCATTTCTGAAAGACGAAGAAGAAATTCCCCAAGATAACCCCAAGCTCAAGTCCCATGCCGTTAAAGTTTTCAAGATG ACATGCGAAGCAGCAATTCAGTTGAGGGAGAAAGGAGAAGTTGTGGTTTCTGGTTCTACACTCAAATATTTGGGATCTGTTCATCTTCAGAAAGGAATTGTTGATGCTCACTTTGCg GTGGTGAAGGAGGGAGTGTTGAGAACAGTGGAGAAGGGAGTGGGGGAGAAATGGAGTGAAGAGATGAAGGGTGCGTGGTCCGAAGCTTATGATCAGTTGGCTGCTGCCATTTTATCTGAAATGAGCAAAGAGGCTGCAGAAACTACTGATGAACCCTAa